The Klebsiella sp. RHBSTW-00484 genome includes a window with the following:
- a CDS encoding integrase core domain-containing protein, whose amino-acid sequence MPWTETRPMQRLDFIRACHAGTGSFSALCRLFGISRKTGYKWLERFDPSDLSSLSDRSRAPHSHSRTVPDDIVGHLTALRQKHPDWGPKKLRMWLLNHHVDFTVPAASTIGDILKREGLVPDKKRKRRTPGNRQPLTLITENNQVWSADFKGKFRLLSREYCHPFTLTDNHSRYLLSCRGTFRESESFVRECLTDAFLEYGLPEVLRTDNGQPFAGTGIAGLSRLAVWLIKLGIRPERIRKGHPEENGRHERMHRSLKSAVKYGNTFMTMAEQQRWFSDYREEFNHERPHEALAGATPGTVWQPSGRQWDGSVPEYVYPAGGTVYRVKSRGTLYMGKKGAVFLSEALTDEYIMLKEQDDGLEAIIFNGITLAYYDQKNQSVLRID is encoded by the coding sequence ATGCCCTGGACTGAGACCCGACCTATGCAACGTCTTGATTTTATCCGTGCCTGCCATGCAGGTACGGGCTCCTTCTCTGCTCTTTGCCGTCTTTTCGGCATCAGCCGAAAAACTGGCTATAAATGGCTTGAACGTTTTGACCCTTCTGACCTCTCATCTCTCTCTGACCGCTCACGCGCTCCCCACTCCCACTCCCGGACTGTTCCTGATGATATCGTCGGGCATCTGACTGCCCTGCGTCAAAAACACCCTGACTGGGGGCCTAAAAAACTGCGGATGTGGTTGCTCAATCACCATGTCGATTTTACCGTACCTGCTGCCAGCACTATCGGCGATATCCTCAAGCGTGAAGGCCTGGTCCCGGATAAAAAGAGAAAACGCAGAACACCGGGTAATCGCCAGCCCCTGACCCTCATCACTGAGAACAATCAGGTCTGGAGCGCTGATTTTAAAGGCAAGTTCAGGTTGCTGAGCAGAGAGTACTGCCATCCCTTCACTCTGACCGACAATCACAGCCGATATCTGCTGAGCTGCCGTGGAACATTCCGGGAGAGTGAATCCTTTGTCAGAGAGTGCCTGACTGATGCGTTCCTGGAATATGGCCTGCCGGAAGTCCTCAGAACTGATAACGGTCAACCCTTTGCGGGAACAGGTATAGCCGGATTAAGCCGTCTTGCCGTCTGGCTAATCAAGCTGGGCATCAGACCGGAACGTATCAGAAAGGGTCATCCGGAAGAAAATGGCCGCCATGAGCGAATGCATCGCTCCCTGAAAAGTGCGGTGAAATATGGCAACACCTTCATGACGATGGCAGAACAACAGCGGTGGTTCAGTGACTACCGGGAAGAGTTTAACCACGAGAGGCCGCATGAAGCCCTGGCAGGCGCAACGCCCGGAACGGTGTGGCAACCGTCGGGCCGACAATGGGATGGCAGTGTTCCGGAATATGTGTATCCGGCAGGAGGCACGGTCTACAGGGTGAAATCGAGGGGAACACTTTATATGGGTAAAAAGGGGGCGGTGTTCCTGAGTGAAGCGCTGACTGACGAGTACATTATGCTGAAAGAACAAGATGATGGCCTGGAAGCCATCATCTTTAATGGAATAACGCTTGCGTACTATGACCAAAAAAACCAGAGTGTGCTCCGGATAGACTAA
- a CDS encoding CDP-diacylglycerol diphosphatase — MRRVRYLLLVLLVVVLAAIAGGYYWLHSGNPDALRKIVLQQCVPNQQQNQNPAPCAEVNLKGGYVLFKDRNGPLQYLLMPTYRINGTESPLLLDPLTPNFFWQAWQGREIMSQHRGSAVSDDAVSLTINSRSGRTQNHFHIHISCLRPDVRTQLDKEASVISSRWLPLPGGLMGHEYLARRVTEAELAQRSPFLMLAEEVPQAREHMGRFALAMAKQSDGSLVLLATERNLLTLNRASAEEIQDHNCAILSSR; from the coding sequence ATGCGAAGAGTACGATACCTTTTATTGGTGCTGCTGGTGGTGGTTCTGGCGGCAATTGCGGGCGGTTACTACTGGCTCCATTCCGGCAACCCTGACGCGTTGCGCAAAATTGTTCTGCAACAGTGCGTCCCTAATCAACAGCAGAATCAAAATCCCGCGCCCTGTGCGGAAGTGAACCTCAAGGGCGGCTATGTCCTGTTCAAAGACCGCAATGGCCCGCTGCAATATCTGCTGATGCCAACCTACCGTATCAACGGCACCGAAAGCCCGCTGCTACTTGATCCACTGACGCCGAATTTCTTCTGGCAGGCCTGGCAGGGGCGTGAAATCATGAGCCAGCATCGGGGTTCTGCCGTATCGGATGATGCGGTTTCATTGACAATTAATTCGCGCAGCGGGCGCACGCAAAATCATTTCCATATCCATATCTCCTGCTTACGGCCCGATGTTCGCACTCAACTGGATAAAGAGGCCTCCGTCATTAGCAGCCGCTGGTTGCCGCTGCCCGGCGGGTTAATGGGACATGAATATCTGGCTCGTCGGGTCACCGAAGCCGAACTGGCGCAGCGCAGCCCATTCCTGATGCTGGCCGAAGAAGTGCCACAAGCGCGTGAACATATGGGCCGTTTTGCGTTGGCGATGGCGAAGCAGAGCGATGGCTCGCTGGTGCTGTTAGCAACCGAGCGTAACCTGCTGACCCTCAATCGCGCATCGGCGGAAGAGATTCAGGATCATAACTGCGCGATTTTGTCTTCACGCTAA
- a CDS encoding MFS transporter, producing the protein MKLSIVEKIGFGAGDMAINVVIIAMQLLLAYFYTDIYGLSAADVGVLFVVVRMIDAIIDPAMGILTDKLNTRWGRYRPWLLWFAIPFGFAVYLMFITPDMAYMAKLAWAYGTYILMTLVYTAITIPYISMIGVITSDPVERLSANGYRFVMTKIAAFLVTIVVPMLAVWLGQGNKALGYQFSMGLMGAMGALLFIFCFLTTRERSEPEITSLSVGKQFKYLLRNDQWIILGIVILLLMCGYVIRGSVAAYYAKYYLNGGDSLISPFLTTGVIASILAMIATTWITKFWDKIKMFRYTQLVTFVLSALMYFFVGRENLVLAFTFYFLINFFCDMQMPVFWSSIAEAVDYGEKKTGLRVSGLAFGGILFFQKFGMGVAGGVLGFLLSHFGYQADVEQSARSLTGIALMMTLIPALFHLAVGLLMKKYLINNEYYRDIQLSLAQKQA; encoded by the coding sequence ATGAAACTTTCTATTGTGGAAAAAATCGGTTTCGGCGCAGGGGATATGGCAATAAACGTAGTAATTATTGCCATGCAGCTGCTGCTCGCCTATTTCTATACCGATATCTACGGCCTGAGCGCCGCTGATGTTGGCGTATTGTTTGTGGTTGTCCGAATGATTGATGCCATTATTGACCCGGCCATGGGTATCCTCACTGATAAGCTCAATACCCGCTGGGGGCGCTATCGCCCGTGGCTGCTGTGGTTTGCTATCCCCTTCGGCTTCGCCGTTTATTTGATGTTTATTACGCCTGATATGGCTTATATGGCCAAACTGGCATGGGCCTATGGCACCTATATTCTTATGACTCTGGTGTATACCGCTATCACCATCCCCTATATTTCGATGATTGGCGTGATTACCAGCGATCCCGTTGAACGGCTTAGCGCAAACGGATATCGCTTTGTGATGACCAAAATTGCCGCTTTCCTGGTGACTATTGTGGTACCGATGCTTGCCGTTTGGCTGGGGCAGGGTAATAAGGCTTTGGGCTATCAGTTTTCGATGGGATTAATGGGGGCAATGGGTGCGCTGCTGTTTATTTTCTGTTTTCTCACCACTCGCGAACGCAGCGAACCGGAAATTACGTCGTTATCAGTAGGAAAGCAGTTTAAGTATCTGTTACGTAACGATCAGTGGATTATTCTCGGCATTGTTATTTTGCTGCTGATGTGCGGTTATGTTATTCGTGGTTCCGTCGCGGCTTATTACGCCAAGTATTATCTCAATGGTGGCGACAGCCTGATTTCACCGTTCCTGACCACCGGAGTTATCGCTTCCATTCTGGCGATGATTGCTACTACCTGGATAACCAAGTTCTGGGACAAAATTAAAATGTTCCGCTATACCCAGCTTGTCACTTTTGTTCTGAGCGCGCTGATGTATTTCTTCGTCGGTCGTGAAAATCTCGTGCTGGCATTTACATTCTATTTCCTCATTAATTTCTTCTGCGACATGCAAATGCCGGTGTTCTGGTCCTCTATCGCTGAAGCGGTGGATTACGGAGAAAAGAAAACGGGTCTGCGCGTTTCCGGTCTTGCGTTTGGCGGCATTCTCTTCTTCCAGAAATTTGGTATGGGGGTTGCGGGTGGCGTGCTGGGATTCCTGCTGAGCCATTTTGGTTATCAGGCTGATGTTGAACAGAGCGCACGTTCGTTAACGGGTATTGCGCTGATGATGACGCTGATTCCAGCTCTGTTCCACCTTGCGGTCGGGCTGCTTATGAAAAAGTATCTGATTAACAACGAATATTATCGTGATATTCAGCTTTCTCTGGCGCAGAAACAGGCATAA
- a CDS encoding aminoimidazole riboside kinase, with protein MNVMNKVWVIGDASVDLVPEKQNSYLKCPGGASANVGVCVARLGGECGFIGCLGDDDAGRFLRQVFQDNGVDVSFLRMDTALTSAVLIVNLTADGERSFTYLVHPGADTYVSPQDLPPFRQHEWFYFSSIGLTDSPAREACLEGARRMREAGGYVLFDVNLRSKMWRDTGEIPQLIAQSAALASICKVSADELCQLSGASHWQDARYYLRDLGCDTTIISLGADGALLINPEGEFCFPAPHVEVIDTTGAGDAFVGGLLFTLSRANCWDYALLAEAISNANACGAMAVTAKGAMTALPFPDQLNTFLSSHSLAQAMTVK; from the coding sequence ATGAACGTTATGAATAAGGTTTGGGTTATCGGTGATGCCTCCGTCGATCTGGTGCCGGAAAAACAAAATAGCTACCTGAAATGCCCCGGCGGCGCATCGGCGAACGTGGGAGTGTGCGTTGCCAGGCTGGGCGGAGAGTGCGGCTTTATTGGCTGTCTTGGCGATGACGATGCCGGGCGTTTCCTACGTCAGGTTTTTCAGGATAACGGCGTGGATGTCTCTTTTCTACGCATGGATACGGCCCTGACCAGCGCGGTGCTAATCGTCAACCTGACGGCTGATGGGGAACGCAGCTTTACCTATCTGGTGCATCCAGGTGCTGATACCTACGTTTCGCCGCAGGATCTGCCGCCGTTCAGGCAGCACGAATGGTTTTACTTTAGCTCAATTGGCCTCACCGACAGCCCCGCCCGTGAGGCGTGCCTTGAGGGTGCGAGAAGAATGCGTGAAGCGGGTGGCTACGTACTGTTTGACGTCAATCTACGCAGCAAAATGTGGCGGGATACCGGTGAAATACCGCAACTGATCGCGCAGTCCGCCGCGCTTGCCTCTATCTGTAAAGTTTCGGCAGATGAACTTTGCCAACTGAGCGGCGCCAGCCATTGGCAGGATGCGCGTTATTACCTGCGCGATCTGGGCTGCGACACCACCATCATCTCATTAGGCGCTGATGGCGCGCTGTTGATTAACCCTGAAGGTGAGTTCTGTTTTCCAGCACCACACGTTGAGGTCATCGACACCACCGGAGCGGGTGATGCTTTCGTCGGCGGCCTGCTGTTCACCCTTTCCCGCGCAAATTGCTGGGATTATGCCCTGCTGGCAGAAGCCATCAGCAATGCCAATGCCTGCGGCGCAATGGCGGTGACGGCAAAAGGGGCAATGACCGCTCTGCCGTTTCCCGACCAGCTCAATACTTTTCTTTCCAGCCATTCGCTGGCACAAGCCATGACCGTGAAATAA
- a CDS encoding ADP-ribosylglycohydrolase family protein: MHVDQNKILGCLVGAAAADAMGAATEVRTQQQIKDYFGGWVTTFQKPPADTFGRCNEAGMCTDDFIQAKYIMDALLRHQREVSDEAMREAFQQWLDYPYYANFTGPTTRAAMKAIFNDNRASLQGELEGEKQSVQIINKGNAEATNGAAMKIWPAAVLHPGNIDAAIQCALQICRFTHNNVLAMSGAAAMAAATSEALRAQTDADSIIAAGIYGAQRGYLLAQEQGAMMVAGPSVARRIELAVDIGKRHRHWETAIVDIADIIGSGLHVSEAVPAAFGLFACCPNSAVDAIISGVNIGNDTDTVATMVGAISGAFHGVEAFPADYLTTLDRMNHFDLAELARQIAG, encoded by the coding sequence ATGCACGTTGATCAAAACAAAATACTGGGATGCCTGGTTGGCGCCGCCGCCGCGGACGCGATGGGAGCAGCGACGGAAGTACGCACCCAGCAGCAAATAAAAGACTATTTTGGCGGCTGGGTGACGACCTTTCAAAAACCGCCAGCCGATACTTTTGGCCGCTGCAATGAAGCGGGCATGTGTACGGATGATTTTATCCAGGCCAAGTACATTATGGACGCGCTGCTGCGCCATCAGCGTGAGGTCAGCGACGAAGCGATGCGCGAGGCCTTCCAGCAGTGGTTGGATTATCCTTACTACGCCAACTTTACGGGGCCCACGACGCGCGCGGCGATGAAAGCGATCTTTAACGACAATCGCGCCTCTTTGCAGGGAGAGCTGGAAGGCGAAAAACAGTCGGTACAGATCATTAATAAAGGTAACGCGGAAGCAACCAACGGCGCGGCCATGAAGATTTGGCCTGCGGCGGTGCTGCATCCTGGTAATATCGACGCGGCAATTCAATGTGCGTTGCAGATTTGCCGATTTACCCATAACAACGTGCTAGCGATGTCCGGCGCCGCGGCGATGGCGGCGGCAACCAGCGAGGCTTTAAGAGCGCAGACCGATGCAGACAGCATCATTGCCGCCGGTATCTACGGTGCGCAAAGAGGCTATCTTCTGGCGCAGGAACAAGGGGCGATGATGGTCGCCGGACCTTCCGTTGCCCGACGTATTGAGCTGGCCGTAGATATCGGTAAACGTCATCGCCATTGGGAAACGGCGATAGTGGACATTGCTGATATTATTGGCTCCGGGCTGCACGTCAGTGAAGCGGTGCCCGCGGCCTTTGGCCTGTTCGCGTGTTGTCCGAATTCTGCCGTAGATGCTATTATCTCCGGCGTTAATATCGGCAATGATACTGATACCGTCGCCACCATGGTTGGGGCGATTTCCGGCGCATTCCATGGCGTGGAGGCTTTTCCCGCCGATTATTTAACGACCTTAGATCGTATGAATCATTTCGATTTGGCAGAACTGGCCAGGCAAATCGCAGGGTAG
- a CDS encoding GntR family transcriptional regulator has protein sequence MQVDKTSFTPLYKQLFFIICQQIQNGSLPLGSQLPTQKEIARTYNVSLIVVKQAWSELINAGIISSQRGSGSVVCSVPEGVSYGHTFRGITSDLQDASVAIENRILEIAPRRARDAQADGLSLPAQHHYLYISRVRCLNNRPFNHEKIYLDLSFFPGLELTPQALEHTSLYSLLNVTSDSAIEKVEAILPSAELCEKLQIAANKPLLSVARQTFQAGHDSPFEYCRYYVLSEYFGEIHYH, from the coding sequence TTGCAGGTTGATAAAACGAGCTTTACTCCGCTTTATAAGCAACTATTTTTTATCATCTGTCAGCAGATCCAGAATGGGTCTTTGCCTTTAGGCAGCCAACTGCCGACGCAAAAAGAGATTGCCAGGACTTATAACGTCTCGCTGATTGTGGTGAAACAGGCCTGGAGCGAGCTGATCAATGCGGGGATTATTTCGTCCCAGCGCGGAAGTGGTTCGGTAGTTTGCTCCGTGCCGGAAGGAGTGAGCTATGGCCACACGTTTCGCGGTATTACCAGCGATCTCCAGGACGCCAGCGTGGCGATTGAGAACCGTATTCTGGAAATCGCACCGCGTCGCGCGCGCGATGCTCAGGCTGATGGCCTGAGCCTGCCCGCACAGCATCATTATCTTTATATTTCGCGTGTTCGTTGCCTGAATAACCGTCCGTTCAACCATGAGAAGATTTATCTCGATCTCAGCTTCTTTCCTGGACTGGAACTGACGCCGCAGGCGCTGGAGCATACGTCGCTCTATTCGCTACTGAACGTGACTAGCGACTCGGCGATTGAAAAAGTTGAGGCGATTTTACCTTCCGCCGAACTGTGTGAAAAATTGCAAATTGCCGCGAATAAACCGCTGTTATCTGTCGCCAGACAGACATTTCAAGCCGGACACGATAGCCCGTTTGAATATTGCCGTTATTATGTGCTGTCTGAATACTTTGGCGAAATTCATTATCACTGA
- a CDS encoding SLC13 family permease, whose amino-acid sequence MSLWFSHPLFLPSIIVGITILLWATSLLPEFMTALLFFAAAMIAKIAPPEVIFGGFASSAFWLVFSGFVLGIAIRKTGLADRAARSLSSRLTDSWPLMVGSVVLLSYALAFVMPSNMGRIALLMPIVAAMAKRAGIEDGTRGWYGLALAVGFGTFQLSATILPANVPNLVMSGAAEGSYGIHLNYLPYLLLHTPVLGWLKGAVLVALICWLFPGKPHPPRDMTPLPPMSHDEKRLAWLLAVVLTLWVTESWHGVGPAWTGLAAAVITLLPRVGFINGEEFSSGVNIRTCIYVAGILGLAITVTQTGIGSVMGNALLHIMPLDKESPFTSFLALTGITSALNFIMTANGVPALYTTFAQSFSDATGFPLLSVIMIQVLGYSTPLLPYQASPIVVAMGLGKVPARAGMLLCIALAAVSYLILLPLDYLWYQALGKL is encoded by the coding sequence ATGTCGCTCTGGTTTTCCCATCCTCTGTTCCTTCCTTCAATCATCGTTGGCATCACGATTCTGCTCTGGGCGACTTCGTTACTGCCGGAGTTTATGACCGCGTTGCTGTTTTTTGCCGCCGCGATGATCGCCAAAATCGCGCCGCCTGAGGTTATCTTCGGTGGTTTTGCTTCATCGGCCTTCTGGTTGGTGTTCAGCGGCTTCGTGCTGGGAATAGCCATTCGCAAAACCGGGCTGGCGGACAGGGCGGCCCGCTCGCTCTCGTCGCGGCTAACCGATTCCTGGCCGCTGATGGTCGGCAGCGTGGTGCTTCTCAGCTATGCCTTAGCCTTTGTTATGCCGTCCAATATGGGGCGCATTGCGCTGCTGATGCCGATTGTGGCGGCGATGGCAAAACGCGCGGGGATTGAGGATGGCACGCGCGGCTGGTATGGGCTGGCGCTGGCGGTTGGCTTCGGCACCTTCCAGCTGTCGGCGACCATTTTGCCTGCTAACGTTCCGAATCTGGTCATGAGCGGCGCGGCGGAAGGCTCATACGGTATCCACCTGAATTATCTACCCTATTTATTGCTGCACACGCCGGTGCTCGGTTGGCTAAAAGGGGCGGTACTGGTTGCGCTGATATGTTGGTTGTTTCCCGGAAAACCGCATCCGCCGCGCGACATGACGCCGCTGCCGCCGATGAGCCATGATGAGAAGCGCCTTGCATGGCTGTTAGCGGTGGTACTGACTCTGTGGGTGACGGAGAGCTGGCACGGCGTGGGGCCAGCCTGGACGGGGCTGGCGGCGGCGGTGATAACGCTTCTGCCGCGCGTTGGTTTTATCAACGGCGAAGAGTTTTCCAGCGGCGTAAATATTCGTACCTGTATTTACGTCGCCGGGATTCTGGGGCTGGCGATCACTGTCACCCAGACGGGTATCGGTAGCGTGATGGGAAATGCGCTGCTGCATATTATGCCGCTGGATAAAGAGAGTCCGTTTACCAGTTTTCTCGCATTGACCGGTATTACCAGCGCGCTGAACTTTATTATGACTGCCAACGGCGTACCAGCGCTGTATACCACCTTCGCGCAGAGTTTTTCCGACGCCACCGGCTTTCCGCTGCTGAGCGTAATTATGATTCAGGTGCTGGGGTATTCCACGCCGTTGCTGCCGTATCAGGCATCACCGATTGTAGTGGCTATGGGACTGGGGAAAGTACCTGCTCGAGCGGGAATGCTGCTGTGTATCGCGCTGGCGGCGGTGAGCTATTTAATTCTGCTACCGCTGGATTATTTGTGGTACCAAGCGTTGGGAAAACTGTAG
- the tpiA gene encoding triose-phosphate isomerase — MRHPLVMGNWKLNGSRHMVNELVANLRKELAGVTGCAVAIAPPEMYIDLAKQAAAGSHIHLGAQNVDLNLSGAFTGETSAEMLKDIGAQYIIIGHSERRTYHKESDELIAKKFAVLKEQGLIPVLCIGETEAENEAGKTEEVCARQIDAVLKTQGAAAFEGVVIAYEPVWAIGTGKSATPAQAQAVHKFIRDHIAKADAKVAEQVIIQYGGSVNAGNAAELFTQPDIDGALVGGASLKADAFAVIVKAAEAAKNA; from the coding sequence ATGCGACATCCTTTAGTGATGGGTAACTGGAAACTGAACGGCAGCCGCCACATGGTAAACGAGCTGGTTGCTAACCTGCGTAAAGAACTGGCTGGCGTTACCGGCTGTGCAGTTGCAATTGCTCCGCCTGAAATGTACATCGACCTGGCTAAACAAGCCGCTGCGGGCAGCCACATCCACCTGGGCGCGCAGAATGTTGACCTGAACCTGTCCGGCGCATTCACTGGTGAAACAAGTGCTGAAATGCTGAAAGACATTGGTGCCCAGTACATCATCATTGGTCACTCCGAGCGTCGTACCTACCACAAAGAGTCCGACGAACTGATCGCTAAAAAATTCGCGGTACTGAAAGAACAGGGTCTGATCCCGGTTCTGTGCATCGGTGAAACCGAAGCAGAAAACGAAGCGGGCAAAACCGAAGAAGTTTGCGCACGTCAAATTGACGCCGTTCTGAAAACTCAGGGCGCAGCCGCATTCGAAGGCGTAGTTATCGCTTACGAACCAGTATGGGCGATCGGTACCGGCAAATCTGCGACCCCTGCTCAGGCTCAGGCGGTTCACAAATTCATCCGTGACCACATCGCGAAAGCTGATGCGAAAGTCGCTGAACAAGTGATCATCCAGTACGGCGGTTCCGTTAACGCAGGCAACGCAGCTGAGCTGTTCACCCAGCCGGATATCGACGGCGCGCTGGTTGGCGGTGCATCTCTGAAAGCAGACGCTTTCGCAGTGATCGTTAAAGCAGCAGAAGCGGCTAAAAACGCGTAA
- a CDS encoding DUF1454 family protein, giving the protein MKKWATLCLIGLTALSVGQKALSAESDSAATAPYVLSGAPVFDISISEFREKFNTDNPKLPLNEFRAISSNRDRVNLTRAASKINENLYASTALERGTLKIKSMQVTWLPIQGPQQKAAKAKAQEYMSAVIRAFVPTLSQAQSQLKLQKLLTAGKGKRYFTETEGAVRYVVADNGEKGLTFAVEPIKLALSDTLEDNNK; this is encoded by the coding sequence ATGAAGAAGTGGGCAACCTTGTGTTTGATTGGGCTGACAGCGCTATCTGTCGGCCAAAAGGCGCTGTCCGCTGAATCTGATTCCGCCGCTACGGCTCCCTATGTTCTCTCCGGTGCGCCGGTCTTTGACATCTCGATCAGCGAGTTTCGGGAAAAATTTAATACCGATAACCCAAAGCTACCGCTCAATGAATTCCGTGCAATCTCCTCCAACCGCGATCGGGTAAACCTGACTCGCGCAGCCAGCAAAATCAACGAGAATCTTTACGCCTCTACCGCTCTTGAGCGCGGAACGCTCAAAATTAAATCGATGCAGGTCACCTGGCTACCGATCCAGGGGCCGCAGCAGAAAGCGGCGAAAGCCAAAGCGCAGGAGTATATGAGCGCGGTTATACGTGCTTTCGTGCCGACGCTTAGCCAGGCGCAAAGCCAGCTGAAGTTGCAAAAACTGCTGACTGCAGGGAAAGGAAAACGCTACTTCACGGAAACCGAAGGCGCAGTGCGCTATGTGGTGGCGGATAACGGCGAAAAGGGGCTGACCTTCGCTGTTGAACCGATTAAGCTGGCGCTATCTGATACGCTGGAAGACAACAATAAATGA
- a CDS encoding DUF805 domain-containing protein, protein MTLQQWLFSIKGRIGRRDFWIWIAIWIMTMSALFTLAGSNLLNLQTAAFILVCLLWPTAAVTIKRLHDRGKSGLWALLMILAWMLLAGNWSMLPGVWQWGVGRFIPTLIIVMMLIDLGAFVGTQGANKFGKETLDVRWKAES, encoded by the coding sequence ATGACCTTACAGCAGTGGCTGTTCTCAATTAAAGGGCGCATCGGGCGTCGTGATTTCTGGATTTGGATTGCCATCTGGATTATGACCATGAGCGCGCTGTTCACGCTGGCTGGCAGTAATCTTCTCAATTTGCAGACTGCGGCTTTTATCCTGGTATGCCTGCTGTGGCCTACGGCGGCGGTCACGATTAAACGTTTACACGATCGTGGTAAATCAGGCCTGTGGGCGCTATTGATGATTCTGGCGTGGATGCTGCTGGCGGGAAACTGGTCGATGTTGCCCGGCGTCTGGCAGTGGGGCGTTGGGCGGTTTATACCGACACTAATTATCGTCATGATGCTTATCGACCTGGGCGCGTTTGTCGGCACCCAGGGGGCAAATAAGTTTGGCAAAGAGACGCTGGACGTTCGCTGGAAAGCGGAGTCCTGA
- the fpr gene encoding ferredoxin--NADP(+) reductase, which yields MANWVTGKVVKVQNWTDALFSLTVHAPVDPFTAGQFAKLGLDVDGERVQRAYSYVNAPSNPDLEFYLVTVPEGKLSPRLAALKPGDEVQVVSEAAGFFVLEEVPDCDTLWMLATGTAIGPYLSILEEGKDLDRFKNLVLVHAARYAADLSYLPQMQALEQRYAGKLRIQSVVSRETVPGMLTGRIPFLIETGALEEAVGLPMSAESSHVMLCGNPQMVRDTQQLLKETRQMSKHLRRRPGHMTAEHYW from the coding sequence ATGGCAAACTGGGTTACAGGAAAAGTGGTAAAAGTACAAAACTGGACTGATGCACTGTTTAGCCTCACCGTTCACGCGCCGGTTGATCCGTTCACCGCAGGGCAGTTTGCCAAACTGGGCCTCGATGTTGACGGCGAACGCGTGCAGCGGGCCTATTCCTACGTCAACGCCCCCAGCAATCCCGATCTTGAGTTCTATCTGGTGACGGTTCCAGAGGGCAAACTCAGCCCACGCCTGGCCGCACTGAAGCCGGGTGATGAGGTGCAGGTTGTCAGCGAGGCCGCCGGTTTCTTCGTGCTGGAAGAGGTGCCGGACTGCGATACGCTGTGGATGTTAGCCACCGGTACGGCAATTGGCCCGTACCTGTCGATTCTGGAAGAAGGGAAAGACCTGGATCGCTTTAAAAATCTGGTGCTGGTCCACGCCGCACGTTATGCCGCCGATCTCAGCTATCTGCCGCAGATGCAGGCGCTGGAACAACGTTATGCGGGCAAGCTGCGCATCCAGTCGGTCGTCAGCCGGGAAACCGTACCGGGCATGCTAACGGGACGTATTCCGTTCCTGATCGAAACCGGCGCGCTCGAAGAGGCCGTTGGTCTGCCGATGAGCGCTGAAAGCAGCCACGTCATGCTGTGCGGTAACCCGCAGATGGTGCGCGATACTCAGCAGTTGCTCAAAGAAACCCGGCAGATGAGCAAACATCTGCGTCGCCGACCGGGCCATATGACCGCCGAGCACTACTGGTAA